In the Perca flavescens isolate YP-PL-M2 chromosome 20, PFLA_1.0, whole genome shotgun sequence genome, one interval contains:
- the nkx2.1 gene encoding homeobox protein Nkx-2.1 yields the protein MSMSPKHTTPFSVSDILSPLEESYKKVSMENNNLGAPLTSYRQPQVSQAAMQQHHMGHNGTVSAAYHMTAAGVSQLSHTAMGGYCNGNLGNMGDLPSYQDGMRGSTTATGWYGANPDPRFSTISRFMGSSSGMNMGGMGSLSSLADVGKGMGSLSSTPRRKRRVLFSQAQVYELERRFKQQKYLSAPEREHLASMIHLTPTQVKIWFQNHRYKMKRQAKDKVSQQQMQQDTGSCQQQQQQSPRRVAVPVLVKDGKPCQGSGHTPTSSAQTLHQQGGNVMIMSNNTSGLGQHQSQQVGSTGHSPDLAPHSSSPPSLQSQVAGLSHLNSPGAEYGSALQCSALLYGRTW from the exons ATGTCGATGAGCCCTAAGCATACGACTCCTTTTTCTGTTTCCGATATCTTGAGTCCCCTTGAGGAGAGCTATAAGAAAGTAAGTATGGAGAATAACAATTTGGGGGCACCTCTCACTTCGTACCGGCAGCCCCAGGTCTCTCAGGCGGCGATGCAGCAGCACCACATGGGCCATAATGGGACTGTGTCTGCGGCTTACCACATGACTGCGGCAGGTGTTTCTCAGCTGTCACACACGGCCATGGGGGGCTACTGTAACGGCAACCTGGGCAACATGGGCGACCTGCCGTCGTACCAGGACGGCATGAGGGGCAGCACCACGGCCACCGGCTGGTACGGAGCCAACCCAGACCCGCGCTTCTCCACCA TCTCTCGCTTCATGGGCTCGTCGTCGGGCATGAACATGGGCGGCATGGGCAGCCTCAGCTCCCTGGCAGACGTGGGTAAAGGCATGGGCTCTCTGTCCAGCACCCCGAGGAGAAAAAGGCGAGTGCTGTTCTCCCAGGCGCAGGTCTACGAGCTGGAGCGACGCTTCAAGCAGCAGAAATACCTGTCGGCGCCGGAGAGGGAACACCTGGCAAGTATGATCCATCTCACCCCGACCCAGGTGAAAATCTGGTTTCAGAATCATCGGTACAAGATGAAGAGGCAGGCTAAAGACAAAGTGTCCCAGCAGCAGATGCAGCAGGACACCGGCtcttgccagcagcagcagcagcagtcccCGCGGAGGGTGGCCGTGCCGGTGCTGGTGAAGGACGGGAAGCCGTGCCAAGGCAGCGGCCACACGCCCACATCCTCCGCACAGACTCTCCACCAGCAAGGGGGCAATGTCATGATCATGTCCAACAATACGTCCGGCCTCGGGCAGCATCAGAGCCAGCAGGTGGGAAGCACAGGTCACTCTCCAGATCTGGCGCCGCACTCCTCCAGTCCACCGTCCCTGCAGAGCCAAGTGGCCGGCCTCTCTCACCTCAATTCCCCCGGCGCAGAGTACGGCTCGGCCCTGCAGTGTTCAGCCCTGTTATACGGCAGGACGTGGTGA